The Leucoraja erinacea ecotype New England unplaced genomic scaffold, Leri_hhj_1 Leri_223S, whole genome shotgun sequence DNA window taataggggactataGTCAGGgtgtcggataggcgattctgtggacgtagacaggagacccggatggtagtttgcctccctggtgccagggtcagggatgtgtctgaacatgtccaagaaatcctgaaatgggagggagaggagcctgaggttgtggtacatataggtaccaacgacataggtaaaaaaagagaagaggtcctgaaagaagaatttagggagttaagtagagagttaaggagaaggactgcaaaggtaacaatctcaggattactgcctgtgccacgtgacagtgagagtaggaatggagtgaggtggagaataaatgcgtggatgagggactggtgcagtgggtatggattcaagtttctggatcattgggacctcttttggggaaggtgcgacctgtacagaaaggacgggttgcacttgaactcgagggggaccaatatcctggtggggagatttgcaaaggctattggggagactttaaactagtatggttggggggagggactcgaattgggaaagctagcaatcagtgtgtaaggcaggaggcagagaatggtagcactctgacccaaaatgtaggggagagagaagaaaaagaaaataaacagagaataagagatggtgggtttcttaaCTGTGTATATttgaatgctaggagcattgtaagaaaggtggatgaacttagagctggattgacacctggaagtatgatgttgtggcgatcagtgaaacatggttgcaggagggctgtgattggaaactaaatattccagaatttcattgcttcaggtgtgatagaattggaggggcaagaggaggaggtgttgcattgcttatcagggaagatattacagcagtgctttggcaggatagattagagggcttaagagggaactgcagatgctggagaatcgaaggttacacaaaaaagctggagaaactcagcgggtgcagcagcatctatggagcgaaggaaataggcaacgtttcgggccgaaacccttcttcagactgattgggggcgggggtgggtggggacaagaaagggaaaaggaggagtagccagaaggctgggggatgggaggagacagcagggggctgaggaaggggaggagacagcaaggactaacaaaattgggagaattcgatgttcatgcccccggggtgcagactccccaaacggacctcatattccgtttggggagtctgcaccccgggggcatgaacatcgaattctcccaattttgttagtccttgctgtctcagcccccctgctggatcccccagccttctggctactcctccttttccctttcttgtccccacccacccccgcccccgatcagtctgaagaagggtttcggcccgcgttgccttttccttcgctccatagatgctgctgcacccgattgAGTTTTCTCtagattagagggcttgtctagggaggctatttgggtggaactgagaaatcggaaaggggtagaaacacttataggggtgtattatagaccgccaaatggggagcgagaattggaagagcaaatatgtaaggagattgcagatattagtagtaagcacaaggtagtgattgtgggagatttcaattttccacacatagactgggaaacacattctgtaaatgggctggatgggttggagtttgtaaaatgtgtgcaggatagttttttgcagcaatacatagaagtacctactagcgaaggggcggtgctggacctcctgttaggaaatgagatgggtcaggtggcagaggtaagcgttggggaacagttcgggaccagtgatcacaataccattagtttcaatataattatggagagggtcagaactggacctagggttgagatttttgattagagaaaggctaactttgaggagatgcgaaaggatttaaaaggagtaaattgggacagtttgttttatgggaaagatgtgaaagagaaatggaggacatttaaaggtgaaattttaagagtacagaatctttatgtccctgttcggttgaaaggaaatagtaaaaattggaaagagccatggttttcaagggaaattggacacttggttcggaaaaagagatctacaataattataggcagcatggagtaaatgaggtgcttgaggaatataaagaatgtaaaaagaatcttaagaaagaaattagaaaagctaaaagaagatatgaggttgctttggcaagtaaggtgaaaataaatccaaaggatttctacagctatattaatagaaaaaggataacgagggataaagttggcccattagagagtcagagtggacagctatctgcagagccaaaagagatggggaagatattgaacaatttattttcttcggtattcaccaaggagaaggatattgaattatgtgaggtaagggaaacaagtagagtagctatggaaactatgaggatcaaagaaaaggaagtactgacacttttgagaaatataaacttggataagtctccaggtccggacaggatattcctaggacattgagggaagttagtgtagaaatagcaggggctatgacagaaatatttcaaatgtcattagaaatgggagtagtgccggaggattggcgtactgcgcatgttgttccattgtttaaaaaggggtctaagagtaaacctagcaattatagacctgttagtttgacgtcagtggtaggcaaattaatggaaaggatacttagagataatatatataagcatctggataaacagggtctgattaggaacagtcaacatggatttgtgcctggaaggtcatgtttgactaatcttcttgaattttttgaagaggttactcaggaaattgatgagggtaaagcagtggatgttgtatatatggacttcactaaggcctttgacaaggttcctcacggaaggttggttaagaaggttcaatggttgggtattaatggtggagtagcaagatgggttcaacagtggctgaatgggagatgccagagagtaatggtggatggttgtttgtcaggttagaggccagtgactaatgggggtgccacagggatctgtgttgggtccactgttgtttgtcatgtacatcaatgatctggatgatggtgtggtaaattggattagtaaatatgcagatgatactaagatgggtggggttgtggataatgaagtagagtttcaaagtctacagagagatttatgccagttgaaagagtgggctgaaagatggcagatggaatttaatgctgataagtgtgaggtgctacatcttggcaagacaaatcaaaataggtcgtacatggtaaatggtagggaattgaagaatgcaggtgaacagagggacctgggaataactgtgcacagttccctgaaagtggaatctcatgtagatagggtggtaaagaaagcttttggtgtgcgggcctttataaatcagagcattgagtatagaagttgggatgtaatgttaaaattgtacaaggcattggtgaggccaattttggagtatggtgtacaattttggtcgcctaattataggaaggatgtcaacaaaatagagagagtacagaggagatttactagaatgttgcctgggtttcagcaactaagttacagagaaaggtgaaacaagttagggctttatcctttggagcgcagaaggttaagggaagacttgatagaggtctttaaaatgatgagagggatagacagagttgacgtggataagcttttcccactgagagtagggaagattcaaacaaggggatatggcttgagaattaagggactgaagtttaggggtaacatgagggggaacttctttactcagagactggtggctgtgtggaatgagcttccagtgaaggtggtggaggcaggttcgtttttatcatttaaaaataaattggatagttttatggacgggaaaggaatggagggttatggtgtatgggactaggggagaatacgtgttcggcacggactagaagggtcgagatggcctgtttccatgctgtaattgttatatggttatactgttaggtggcctgtacacaactcccactagcgttttctgccccttagtgttttgcagctcgaCCCATATTGATtctacatcctccaagctaatgtccttcctttctattgcgttaatctcctctctaaccagcaacactgccccacatccttttcctttctgtctatccctcctgaaaattgaatatccctggatgttcagctcccagccttggtcaccctggagccatgtctccgtgatcccaactatatcatagtcattaatagctatctgcacattcaactcatccaccttattacgaatgctccttgcaatgaaacacaaagccttcaggcttgtttttacaacaatcttaccccttatactggtatattggtcggtgggggcgctacaATGGCGGCAGTCCTGTcaggaggagcaagatagaccactccgcGAGTTCTTtggtcagcagcgcgttagttttttcaacttttttaatttttttagtatgttttaaagtatgtttttgatgtttctttgtgtgttttgtgtggtggggggcgggtgagggggaaaccgttttggccgcctcctccatggagaggcgacattttccaggtcgcctcccccgtggcctaacaaggAGGATCGGGCGGcccttcccggagacgcgcccggggcttcagcggcgggcgcagcgtggacactcggcatggagcgggcgagccctcgctggggctcgctggaggggagtgctccgtttcgctggcccggggcagctggcagcctgaagccgcggtctgcacagctccagctggcgcggcgtctacagcccgggatccctcgtgggggagccgggggggaagaagaagccatcactgccggcccgcggccaacttctactgcgggcccggcgtgaacttaccatcacccctgtaGGGGATCttcaaccgccggccctgcggtctgcgttgCTTCTGGCCACAGCGCGTCGGGGACTTTAAATCAAAGATCTTtgctttaaatcttcgaccgccggcctgcggcctactcaAACTTAAAAcagcggtctccggtggggaagacccgactctggacttacctggacttgtaccttgtccttaccatctggacgcccgcagcaacggctgcggagggttgaggtcccgaccacgggggaaaatggaggaggactggccaaattgtgtgccttccaccacagtgatgaatgctgtggtggatgtttatgtttatgttaaatttttattgtgtttttgtgtgtgttctttataattgtaccgctgctgacatattcatttcacttgcacttatgtgcaatgtgactaataaaccgtattgtattgtattgtagtatacaattatgttgaaaagtggcccttttgatttttgccctggatttgtctgcctgtcacttttacttttcactttgctacctattgcttctaccctcattttacacccctctgtctctctgctcacacatttaagaaaccctttccctttaactccatcctcaactatcccatttgacaccccacccctcttattcagtttaaaaccacccgtttagcagtggcaaacctgcctgccagaatgctggtcccccacctgttaagatgcaatccgtccgtTTTGTCCAGTTCCACCTTACTCCAAAACacatcccagtgatctaagaatctaaatcgttgccccgtgcaccagttccccagccacacattcaggtcccgtatctccctgttctcgCCAGcaagaggaactggaagcaaactggagataacaaccctggagatcCTGCTTTTCAGGATTTTTCTGAGCTCTCTATAGTCACGCAGAATATTCATCCTcctttttccgacatcgtttgtgccgatatgcgttaccacttccggctgttcaccttcgcccttgaggattttatgcactctgtccgtgacatcctggaacctggcaccaggaaggcagcacaccatcctcgcatcccgtctgttgccgcagaaacccctgtccgtacctctcgcaatggagtctcccactacaatggcgttttatgacgttggcctctttggttttggctcaacagccctatttgctTCGCAAGGCAGTCTGCCGCTCAGTGTAATAAtttcttctgtcccgacagcttctaagtggatgaatctgttcacaagaggtacaacacccaggGAACTTTGCATTCCATGTCACCCACCTTCTCACTTCCAGTACCTTAgttgtaacaatcttactgtaggacttgtcgagggacgactcagtttctcggaagaacctgaggtcatccacttagttctccagttccccaacacggtccttcaggagctgtacctggatgcacttctcacatttgtagcagccagaggcaccagcggtgtccttgacctcccacatacagcaagcatcacactgaatcagcttgcttgacatctccttctttcgtctccctctccagcattttgcgtagcctcctctcctcgccgaagactctcgagccaaagactcgcactatTCTCACAGCGAACtattctcacagggcacttccctcacaaagccgctccctcactgccgctaCCTAAGAGccttcttgcttatattgactgataaattgcctaatttaccaatttacaaaccaaattcctctgtTTTCAATTGtttcccccctctgactcacttctctctcctcccactcgagctagagccaatcagtgttttctcctgcttctctttgttgctgttgcttcaaaatccacgggagctctgagtcTGACCTGAAAGGACAGTTGGGTCCctgaacagagtcgagggaggaggtatactgACAGGTGTTACATCGTCAGCCGTTCAGGGGAAGATATATGGGGAGTGGGtgctttaggtgggaagggatagttaaccagggagttgcgaaggGAACAGTCTCTGAGGAAGGcggaatggggtggagatgggaaaaatatagccagtggtgggatcccattggaggtggcagaaatttcagaggattatgtgttgtatgcaacggctgatgggatggaaaGTAAGGACGAGGGGAAGTCTGTCACTGTTGCTACCAGGGGGAGGGGGTGCAAGCACAGATGTGCGGGGTACTGAGCAGGCACAAGTGAGGCtgtcatctatgatgggagaggggatccccgttccctaaagaatgaggacatctcagatgctctagtgtggaacacctcatcttgggcacagatgcggtgtgggtggagaaattgggagtgggggatacAATCAACTGCAATTATGCaggtccctggtgagaccgcacctggagtattgtgtgtaattttggtctgctaatttgaggaaaggcatTATtgttatagagggagtgcagcgtaggttcaccacgtTAATTCCTGGTATGGTGGgacgacatatgatgaaagaatgggttgactgggcttgtattactgtaatttggaaggatgagaggggtcacagtttaagaataatcgataggccattgaggactgagatgaggaaaaagtcttcacccagagagttgcgaatctgtggaattctctgccttagaaggcagtggaggccaattcactgcatgttttcaagagagagttagatttagctcttatggttaaaggaatcaagggttatagtggaaaagcaggaatggggtactgattttagatgatcagccatgatcatagcaaaggatttgagtataggttcatagcaaaaggatttgaggatttgagtataggagcagagaggttctactgcagctgtacagggtcttggtgagacaacacctgaagtattgcgtacagttttggtctcctaatctgaggaaggacattcttgccatagagggagtacagagaaggttcaccagactgattcctgggatgtcaggactgtcttatgaagaaagactggatagacttggtttatactctctagaatttaggagattgaggggggatcttatagaaacttacacaattcttaaggggttggacaggctagatgcaggaagattgttcccgatgttagggaagtccaggacaaggggtcacagcttaaaatcctttaggaccgagatgaggaaaacatttttcacacagagaatggtgaatctctggaactctctgccacagaaggtagttgaggccagtccattggctatatttaagaaggagttacatgtggcccttgtggctaaagggatcagggggtatggagagaaggctactgttgaatgatcagccatgatcatattgaatggcggtgcaggctcaaagggccgaatggcctactcctgcacctattttcctatgtttctatgtcctgtgttcccaatgtgggtctgtacatcggcgagtccAAGCGTACAGTCGGTGACCATTTCGGTGAACAGCAGCAAAAGATAAGACTGCTGGGTACTCTTGTAACATTGTCGGCGCAAACACGTGGAGACAATTGTGTACTGCATagtttgtatgcaaaacaaagtatttcccAGCTTATGTACCCTAGGTACCTGTTGCAATAAAGtttcattcatccatacattcattcattcaatcatacattctttcatacatacattcattcattcattcattcatacattcaattcattcattcatacattaattCAGTCGTTCGTTCATTTGTTCATTCAATTCTGGACTGTATATCTCACTGTATACGTGAAAGTCTCACACACTCCAAGATCCCAGCAATCAACTGCACACTTACGGACCATTCGTCTACATTTGTTACCACCAGGGGCAGTtgcgccaacagtctgtccgtgttttcgattaaaaaaaaaattgttagtgtgtgttaaaagtttgtcttAATGTtccccagtttgttttatgtggggtggggggggagggggggtggaggaggtcgGAGGTATTTCTTTCCAGGTTCTTACTCTGCTGAAGGGATGCaagcagtaggtatgttacaaaacctacctgaatcgtggctgaggaTCTGCccaaccccgtgtgtgtgattttggcgctgtttagagggggcgggtttaaaacgcgatttttactaggctgttgcaatcgaaaatgttcagcctagtaaatcattaacggaaaatcgctgaaagaccccgtcgcaaaaggtattattagtttttatggccttgtataatagttatagtagtttaaaaatcactctctaaactcgcaacctctcgcagccccagggttttataaagcaaacagttaaaggtatgtaccttatttttacattaaaaggggcttcttaagaaccctgtatataaagttttctatagcgagtagttcattttgggctctttatatcccgcagtatttttctggcacttgagggcacaaatccagcgcaatgtgaacgttctaaaccagcgcgttcacaggaacccactagaaagctcatttaaattgactttaatttacagcaattgaacactaaattccttccatttggcctataaattgatgtaaattagatttaaaaatcatgttttattgtgaattatttgtgaatattatttggacacttgggctatttaaaaatgttaatcatttattaagaaatggatagatgtttagatctagtaattgaagtttgaaattagctacaattgggtaactaattaattatatgctttaatttcaggtcattcaagtaagattattttatatttgtttcagaatgcttcaatctatgataactgaaaatttcattcagttctcttaatttttaagaaggttatgggcttttgacggtccacgatcacagcttttttgttatgtccatagaaaatcaatagggaacaagatgctaatttccgagtatgaaaatggccataacttttttattacttgagatatgaaagtgaattaggtgtcaaattaaacttattgagaTGCGATCAATTTCAGTctcatctctggtcgctctgcggcctattatcgatggagctggaggcctcgtcGGACTGATGTgatcccttacctgggatcgctccaaccatggcctgcggacttaccatcaagagctggCAGTCGCGGGAGAGGCCGTGCTTGTTCGGTGCTCCAACATCGcgaaggctcgaccagccctggCGCGGGGTCCGATCatccggcacgggggagctgacatccccccgaagCAGGAGCCGatcgccgccggctacgggagtcaagaccgtcccagcAACGGAGGGTTCGAGGCCCCAGACCacgggagagctaagggaagaaATGTGAACGTTTTTTCGcagtccatcacagtgaggaatgtggaggagtcactgtggtggatgttcatgtta harbors:
- the LOC129716374 gene encoding uncharacterized protein LOC129716374 isoform X3 yields the protein MEVEESLESEVPAEVLQHKIVKLCESTQTESSPVVWGLEPSVAGTVLTPVAGGDRLLLRGDVSSPVPDDRTPRQGWSSLRDVGAPNKHGLSRDCQLLMSRTFPCRKSESPEFPVQWNAAL